The Brachypodium distachyon strain Bd21 chromosome 4, Brachypodium_distachyon_v3.0, whole genome shotgun sequence nucleotide sequence TTGAATCGATATTTACTGTCTGACATATGCAAAATGATACTCCTACCTTGCTTTCAGGCTTTAGCATATCTTTTTCTTCAAAGAAACTTGGGCTTCCAACTTACCTCCTTTGTTTTGGTTAATAGGTCTATAAATGTGAGAATGATCAAAGCTAGCCGAGGAAGTTTCAACTCATTTGAGCATTGATTAAAGCTGCATATCAATAAGGAGTAGATTATATGAAGTATAGATGCTACTCTGACAACATCGCAAAAGTTTATTGGCGTGAATAGAAAATCAAAATGATAAGATGGCGTCGATCTGAAGGAAAATAAATTAACTAGTGTAGCGAGCCAACTGTCCTTGATCCCAACAGCATAAAATGGCTGGCATGCATGTTAGGGAATTGATCGTTAGTCAGTCAACTATCCATGTTACCAGCACCTTCAAGCATATGAATAGAAAACTATCCATGTTCCCAGTCAACTATGCATGTTAGGGAATTGATTATTAGCAGAATTAGATATTTAGATGGTCCAGATATGGAAGTAAGGAATCAGGTTGATTAGCTTACCACATAGACAAGCACCTTCAAGCATCACACCCATTCTTGGAGCAAAAGGAGAAAGCCAAGAGAGAAACACCAAGCACGCTGAAGAGTGGAGAGATGGTGGTATCAACCATGGCAAGCGCTTCCACTGGTGTGATGAACTCCCTCCTTGCAAAGCTTGCCACATTGATGGGGGAGGAATATCGTAAGATCAAAGGCGTTCGCAACAAGGTGGCGTCTCTTCAGGGAGAGCTCAACAGCATGAATGCTCTTCTTGTGAAGCTCGCGGGAATGGACGAGCTTGATGTTCAGGCCAAGGAGTGGAGGGACCAAGTCAGGGAGATGACGTACGACATCGAAGACTGCATCGACGACTTCATGCGTGATCTCGCTGAAAAAGGTACAGGCACTGGGTTTCTCAAGAAGACAGGGGAACGCCTAAAGAAGCTCAAGGTGCGCTATCAGATTGCAAACAAGATCCAGGAGATCGAGACTCGTGTAAATGGAGTGCATGAACGCCGCATGAGGTACAAGATTGATGAGTACACTCCATCTTCCACTATTGTCCCCGTTGACCCTAGAGTGGTTGCCATGTATGCGGATGCGGCTGGTCTTGTCGGTATCCATGCTCCAAGAGACGAGCTTGTCAAGCTGTTGACAGGCGAAGAGAAAGAGTTGAGGGTTGCTTCTGTTGTTGGATTTGGAGGTCTTGGCAAAACCACACTCGCAAATGAAGTGTACCGCAAGCTTCAAGGGAAATTTGATTGTCAAGCATTCGTGTCGGTATCTCAAAACCCCGACATGTCTAGCCTTCTCAGTAATTTATTATCGAAACTTGGGGGACAGCAATCTTCTCAAACTGGCAAGTTGAACGATTTGATCGACAGTATCAGGACACATCTAATGAATAAGAGGTAACGGTTCTTGTTTGGTTTAAAGTTGTTATTACTAAGTGCGACTAATAGCCTGCTTGGCTTTTAAGAATTGAATAAGTTTAATTGATCGGATTACAATTCCTATTCATATTTGTTTCGGGTTCATCTATAATGACTCGCATCcttgaaaaataataataatcagaTTTTTGTTTCGGGAAAATGCTTTCAAACATGAGGTGTGGCAGCAAGTACCAACTAGTAGCCAAATTCACTTTCTGATTTTCTACTCCCTCGAGCTTGTGTGCCTCAAAAGTGAGCGGACAAGTTGACAATACAACTGAATGAAAAAATGTGATACTTGTAACAATCCACGACAATCTCCTTTATCCCTCCGAGGATGGGAAAGATTTCAGCTCTGTGTCGAACCTGATTgttctttgcttttgtttttgctttctGAGACGGAAAGGTAATTTGGATTGTTGCCTTGTTGGATACCATCTAAATACTGACAAAGTCTGTGTCTTAACAAAAAAAGCAGTCAACCTTGCAGCTGACGTTCCCAATGTTGTTTTCCAATTTAACATACCTTTGTTTATTATCTCTGTGATTTTATTCGCAGGTACTTTATCATAATTGATGATTTATGGGATTCCTCGGCATGGAACATAATTAGATGTGCTTTTCCCCAAAACATTGGTGGCAGTAGAGTGCTGACAACTACAAGGATTCACTCTGTTGCTCTTGCGTGCTGCTCTAATAGAAAAGAGTACATTTATAAGATCAAATCTCTTGATGAAGAAGATTCAAGAAGACTATTCTTTAGTAGAATATTTGGACCAGGAGAAAATTGTCCTGTTGAATTCGAAGAGGTTTCGGCTGACATTCTGAAAAGATGTGGTGGCTTGCCACTTGCCATTATCAGTATATCAAGCCTTCTAGCTGGTCAATCGAAGCCAATGTGGGAATATGTAAGGAATTCTTTGGGGTCCATGTTTGAAGGAAATCCTACTCTAGATGAAATGAAGCAAATATTGGACCTTAGCTACAGAAATCTTCCTCGCCATCTAAAGACATGTCTGCTTTATCTTGGTATTTATCCAGAGGACCATGAGATAATGAAGAATGATTTGTCGAGGCAATGGATAGCTGAAGGTTTCGTGAGTACAGTTCATGGGCTAGATGCAGAGGATGTTGCAGGAAGCTACTTCAACGAACTCATCAACAGGAGCATGATCCAGCCTGTGATTAAGAACTACAATGATGAGGTGTTGTCGTGCAGAGTGCATGATATAATGCTCGATCTTATCAGATCTAAGAGTGCAGAAGAAAATTTTATAGCTGTAATAGATGATCCACAACTTGTGACAGGAGGGCACAAAAAGATACGCCGAGTGTCCCTTTACTATGATGGTGAAGAACATGTCATGATACCGGCAACAACCATTGAGTCACTATCACAAGTACGAACGGTCGCAGTATTCGGTAGCATTTTCTCCCCTTCTTTTCTGAAGTTGAGGTATACCCGAGTTCTACACTTGGTATGTTCAGAAAGCCAAGGGCTGGACCTCACTGGTTTGTGTGGATTGGTTATGTTAAGATATTTAAAAGTGAAATGTAAGTTGTTCTTCAAGGTGAAGCTGCCTACTCAAATCGGGAAGCTACAGCAATTGGAGACAATTGACGTAGAAGGTGCATGGATAGTCAACATTCCATCAGATATTGTTAGATTACCCCAGTTGTCGCATCTCACTGTTGGAAAAGACACACTGCTACCTGACGGGATTGGCCAGTTGAAATGCCTGCGTACCCTTGGCTGGTTTGATTTGATTAGAAACTCGGTAGGCAACATTGAATTCCTCGGCGAGCTGACCAACTTGACAAAACTTCGCATCATTTTCGATTGGAAGATAGGCTCGCCAGATAACGCAACACTGGCGAGACGTTTGGAAGCCCTGGGCTCTTCCCTTGGGAGACTGTCGCAATCTTCCAACAGCTTCAAGTCCCTTGTTCTGGAAATGAAGTACCCTTCATGGCTGCCATTGCATGGCTGGATCACACTGTCTCCTTCACCTCGCCATCTTCGGGTGCTCTCTCTGGATGGCTTGTGGTTCTCCAGGATCCCAAAGTGGATTGCTGAACTCCGTGACCTCAAAGCATTGGTACTAATGATCACGGAGCTGGTGTGCAATGATGATGCCGGTGTCGATATTCTTGCACGATTGCCCTCCCTTGTCTTACTCAAGCTCTGCATCAGAGATTACCCACAAGAAAGGGTCGTCATTTCTGGCAGTGTTGCCAAATTCCAAGCTCTCGAGTACCTGGTGTTCCAGTGTCCTAAGCTGTTTATGTCCTTCGAGGTCGGGGCCCTTCCAAGGCTCCAGTCGCTCTACCTTCGTTTCAATTTGGATGGTTTGCCTCCCTTGGCCACCTCTATATGGGAGCAAGACGGTGGCATGCGCCTACCAGTTGGCATCGAACACTTGCCAGCTGGCCTCAGACAAGTCAATTTCGAGAAAAATGGACTACAGCAATGACAGGCGCGACGCAGAAGCTGCAAAGTCTGCACTGACTAATGCTTTTGCGGCGCATCATCCTGCCGCTAAGTTGGTCTTCGACCACTTTGGCTGGAACTGAAAAGCGATGATTCAAGTTGAAGACGGGAAGCATGTCTTTTTTCAGGGAGAAGCTGGAgtactcttttttcttttgcgacAGCACGAGAAGCAGGTGCCTGCTGGTACGTCTGAGTTCCTACTCTCCGATTCAGCTCTTTCTTAATTTGTTCTTACCTACCAATGATTTCTTCTAATGCACATCTGAAGAATTCGGGCCACACCTAGTAACCCAGCAActgttgtgacttgtgagccTGATTAAAGACGAGGTCAGGCTAGGCCCTTTTGGAGTGATTGTGTAAGTGTGCACAGCCGAGCTACCAGTGGTGTAGCATCGTACTTTTCTTTTATGCATCCAGGCTGGACTTCAAGCCTTCAACCTTGTAATGCTAGAGCTTCGAGCCGCTTCTAATTCAGCCGGCTAGCTTTATTGTCTGCCAGACACTTCAAATTCAGCCGGCTAAGTCTCGGGTCATATTGCAGGATcgtgttgtgttttttggcTACCAGACTACAGTATGATTGTTGTAGCATTGTACCTCTTGTCTGGAAGGATGTAACGATTCTAGTTGACTTATAAAGaggttctctctctctcccaatcttctcttctttccccgccggtttcctcttcttccccccccccccctctctctctctcactcgcCTTCTCCCATTCCCCTCGCCAACCGCCGACGAGAGCAAGAGAGGAAGCAGGGGAGAAGAACATCTTAAACCTTAA carries:
- the LOC104584758 gene encoding putative disease resistance RPP13-like protein 3, producing the protein MVVSTMASASTGVMNSLLAKLATLMGEEYRKIKGVRNKVASLQGELNSMNALLVKLAGMDELDVQAKEWRDQVREMTYDIEDCIDDFMRDLAEKGTGTGFLKKTGERLKKLKVRYQIANKIQEIETRVNGVHERRMRYKIDEYTPSSTIVPVDPRVVAMYADAAGLVGIHAPRDELVKLLTGEEKELRVASVVGFGGLGKTTLANEVYRKLQGKFDCQAFVSVSQNPDMSSLLSNLLSKLGGQQSSQTGKLNDLIDSIRTHLMNKRYFIIIDDLWDSSAWNIIRCAFPQNIGGSRVLTTTRIHSVALACCSNRKEYIYKIKSLDEEDSRRLFFSRIFGPGENCPVEFEEVSADILKRCGGLPLAIISISSLLAGQSKPMWEYVRNSLGSMFEGNPTLDEMKQILDLSYRNLPRHLKTCLLYLGIYPEDHEIMKNDLSRQWIAEGFVSTVHGLDAEDVAGSYFNELINRSMIQPVIKNYNDEVLSCRVHDIMLDLIRSKSAEENFIAVIDDPQLVTGGHKKIRRVSLYYDGEEHVMIPATTIESLSQVRTVAVFGSIFSPSFLKLRYTRVLHLVCSESQGLDLTGLCGLVMLRYLKVKCKLFFKVKLPTQIGKLQQLETIDVEGAWIVNIPSDIVRLPQLSHLTVGKDTLLPDGIGQLKCLRTLGWFDLIRNSVGNIEFLGELTNLTKLRIIFDWKIGSPDNATLARRLEALGSSLGRLSQSSNSFKSLVLEMKYPSWLPLHGWITLSPSPRHLRVLSLDGLWFSRIPKWIAELRDLKALVLMITELVCNDDAGVDILARLPSLVLLKLCIRDYPQERVVISGSVAKFQALEYLVFQCPKLFMSFEVGALPRLQSLYLRFNLDGLPPLATSIWEQDGGMRLPVGIEHLPAGLRQVNFEKNGLQQ